The following coding sequences lie in one Oncorhynchus kisutch isolate 150728-3 linkage group LG3, Okis_V2, whole genome shotgun sequence genomic window:
- the LOC109873864 gene encoding tissue-type plasminogen activator: MARILGLLLFLSALCCSLADKIELRRAKRGTRYYRARCVDRQSAAVRGYGDTWMRWRGQRVEYCRCASQGRERCHYVPVITCYQSRCYNGGTCKEAVYSSDFLCQCPPGFTGAQCEINTNEKCVVGQGKGYRGTWSISRIGSECINWNSTTLRGKKFTAKKPEANSLGLGNHNFCRNPDNDTKPWCYVYKGNQIVWEFCTLSSCPADQRPVECVQASGQTYRGTKAVTKRGSSCLPWDSPLITRKFYNAWRSDARQLGLGSHNFCRNPDGDLGPWCHVYKNMKLTWELCDITKCTRRPTTITTLGPRAPTSNNNNRGTCGQRADNNLPSFRILGGARKSDITEQPWQAAINVYQPRNKAHIFQCGGVLIDSCWVLSAAHCFDDGLKPERLQVVLGRTFRKNSSGSEQIFEVEKYWSHEKYNETNFDNDIVLMKLKSDIGMCAVNAPEVLPACLPDPGLVLPDWTECEISGYGREKEFDAIYSERVKRGHVRLWPQDRCVPHVLSERVVTSNMLCAGDTRGLDDACKGDSGGPLVCPKDGRMTLMGLISWGDGCGKKDKPGVYTRVTQYTDWISSKKQETSQ, encoded by the exons ATGGCCAGAATATTGGGACTGCTGCTCTTCCTGTCAGCTCTCTGCTGCTCCCTAGCGGACAAA ATTGAGCTCCGTCGCGCGAAGAGAGGGACACGCTACTATAGAG cgcGTTGTGTGGATCGCCAGTCAGCTGCGGTGCGTGGTTATGGGGACACATGGATGAGATGGAGGGGCCAGCGTGTGGAGTACTGCCGCTGTGCATCACAAGGACGAGAGCGCTGTCACTACGTGCCCGTCATCA CCTGCTATCAGTCAAGGTGCTACAACGGGGGAACCTGTAAGGAGGCGGTCTACTCCTCTGACTTCCTGTGCCAGTGTCCACCAGGCTTCACAGGAGCCCAGTGTGAGATAA acaccaaTGAGAAGTGCGTGGTGGGCCAGGGTAAAGGGTACCGTGGTACGTGGAGTATCAGTCGGATCGGCTCAGAGTGCATCAACTGGAACTCTACCACCCTCAGAGGGAAGAAGTTCACCGCCAAGAAACCAGAGGCTAACAGCCTGGGGCTGGGCAACCACAActtctgcag gaatcCAGACAATGATACTAAGCCATGGTGTTATGTCTACAAGGGAAACCAAATAGTCTGGGAGTTCTGTACTCTCTCCAGCTGCCCAGCAG ACCAGAGGCCAGTGGAGTGTGTGCAGGCCTCGGGGCAGACGTACAGGGGGACGAAGGCCGTCACTAAGAGGGGCTCCAGCTGTCTTCCCTGGGACTCACCCCTCATCACCCGCAAGTTCTACAACGCATGGAGGTCTGACGCCAGACAGCTGGGGCTGGGGAGTCACAACTTCTGCAG GAACCCAGACGGTGATCTCGGCCCCTGGTGTCACGTCTACAAGAACATGAAGCTGACCTGGGAACTCTGCGATATCACCAAATGCA CGAGGAGACCAACCACCATTACTACTCTAGGCCCCAGGGCTCCcaccagcaacaacaacaacagag GTACCTGTGGCCAGCGTGCTGACAACAATCTCCCCTCCTTCCGTATCCTGGGAGGAGCCCGGAAGAGTGACATCACAGAGCAGCCATGGCAGGCAGCCATAAACGTGTACCAGCCCAGAAACAAAGCACACATCTTCCAATGTGGAGGGGTCCTTATAGACTCCTGCTGGGTCCTTTCTGCTGCACACTGCTTCGACGACGG GTTAAAACCAGAGCGGCTGCAGGTGGTTCTAGGCAGGACGTTTCGTAAGAACTCCTCCGGCAGTGAGCAGATCTTTGAGGTGGAGAAGTACTGGAGCCACGAGAAGTACAACGAGACAAACTTTGACAACGACATTG tcTTGATGAAGTTGAAGAGTGATATTGGCATGTGTGCTGTGAACGCGCCTGAGGTCCTACCCGCCTGTCTGCCTGACCCAGGCCTGGTACTGCCCGACTGGACCGAGTGTGAGATCTCTGGCTACGGCAGGGAGAAAGAGT TTGATGCGATATACTCTGAGCGGGTGAAGAGGGGTCACGTGAGGTTGTGGCCTCAGGACCGCTGTGTCCCTCATGTCTTATCTGAACGTGTGGTCACCTCCAACATGCTGTGTGCCGGGGACACCCGGGGTCTGGATGACGCCTGCAAG GGGGACTCTGGTGGTCCTCTTGTCTGTCCCAAGGATGGGAGGATGACTCTGATGGGGCTGATCAGCTGGGGAGATGGCTGTGGGAAGAAAGACAAGCCTGGGGTGTACACACGTGTTACACAATACACTGACTGGATCAGCAGCAAGAAACAGGAAACTAGCcagtaa